CGTGCCCGCGGGCCAGGTCGGTTCGGCCCTGTCCCACTGGCCCGTGCAGATCCGGCTCGTTCCGCCGCACGCGCCTTTCCTGCAAGACGCGGATCTCTTGATCGCCGGAGACTGCTGCCCCGTGGCCACTCCGGATTTCCACGGACGCTTCCTGGCCGGACGCACGGTCATGATCGGCTGCCCCAAGTTCGACAACGCCGGGGAATATGTGGAGCGCCTGACCCAGGTCTTTGCCCAGAACAGGATCAAATCCGTAACCATTCTGGAGATGGAAGTGCCCTGCTGCTCCGGCTTGTCGCGCATCGTGGGACAGGCCCTGGCCAACGGCGGAAAGGACATTCCCGCAGTGCGGGCCATCGTGGCCAGGGACGGCAAGGTCAGTGAGGAGAAATTCACCCCCCCGGCGACAGCTCCTCAGGGATTGACCCGGCTCTAAGTCCAGCCACAAGCTTTGGGAAGCATCATGCGCCTCACGAGCTTACCTTTTCCAGTCCCGGTCGCGCACTGGTACAAAAGCCTCTTCCGGCACAGCGAGGGGCTGTGCAAGGACACCCTCTTCCGCCATAACGCGGTGGAGGGTGTTTTTGCGTTCACGCTCCGGCCACTGCTGACACAGCAGCACGCCGGCAAAGACCACTGCCACCCCGACAAGCTGCCAGGCGGTAAGACGCTCGCCCAGACACAACCAGCCCAGCAGCATGGAAAAGACGGGAATGAGATTGACGAAGGCCGAAGCCTGCCAGGCCGGAAGCTTGCTGATCCCATAGTTGTAGAAACCGTACGCCCCGATGCTTATACATACGCACAAGTACAGCACGGCCAGACTGGGGCCTGGCGGGAAGGCCTGGGGCATCACGGTCGTCGGCAGAAAAAGAAGCGGCAAAAAAAAGACCGTACCCACCATGGACTGTACAGCGGTCAAAAACCAGGGGGAGTAGCGGGAGCAGAGCTTTTTCATGCTCACGGTGTAGCCCGCCGCGCAGAACATGGCCAACAGCTCCAGAAAATTGCCGAAGAGCGGTCGCGGAGCCGCCTCCGTGGCCACTCCGGAAACGCTGACCCAGACCACTCCCGCCAGGGCCAGGATCAGGCCCGACCATGAGCGGACGGTCAGGCGCTCGCCCAGGAAAAATCCGGCGCAGACCGCGACCAGAACGGGCAGCGTGGCCGCGACCATTCCTGCCTGGGAAGCCGAGGTCAGGGTCAGGGCCTGGCCCTCGAACACGAAATAGAAACACGGTTCGCACAAGGCCATAAAGATCATGAAGCCCAGATCTTCCCGGCGCAGATTCTGCGGACGCCAGCGCGGCAGCACGAGCAGAAACAGAAAAGCCGAAAGGGCCATGCGCATAAAAACAACAACTATGGGATCAAAAAACATCACCGCGTACTTGAAGGCCACAAAAGAACTGCCCCAAAGCAGCATGCCGACAAACAGAGAAATAAAAGGAAGGGCTGAAAAAATTGGCATCACGATCCACCAAAGCATGCATAATAGCAGTATATTTTAAAAAAAAGCTTGCATAGAATTACGGCTGCACCTACGTATTAAGCGAAGACTCATAAATAATCATGAGTATCCGGCCCTCTTCCGACAACTTTTCGAAAAGCAGACATTCCATGCACGACTCACCTTTTGAAAACATGTCCGAAACTGCGCAGCACTTCAGTACTCCGCAGCTTGAAGACATTTTTCAATCTGTCTTGAGCGACATACAAAACCATCGTCTGCTGAGTTGTGTGATCGGATTTCCAAAATCAGGCAAGACATTTTTTCTGAACCGCCTTGCGTCAGCCCAGAATGCCCATACACTAAGCATCACCGCATCATCTGGACAGACACTTTCCCAAACAATAAATGAGAAATTGTCACCCGAGAAGGAAAATAAAGCGGCTTTGACCCAACTGCTTCGCGAGAAGAAGCACGTTATTCTCTTCGTCGACAATTCCCATCTGCTTACGGATGCGGATTTCGCATTCCTGGGTGGCCTCTTCAGCCTGACAAGGCACCTCTCGACAGTGCTGCAGGTCGTTCTGGTCGGAAACGGCGAAATCGTGCACAGGCTGGCCAGGCCCGAAAACAGGCCCATCTATAACATGCTCGGAGCCATCTGGACTCTCCCCAAGCTGAACCGCGAACAATCCCTGGCCTACATCCGCTTTCTTCTCGACGGCGCCGGACTGGATACAGACCTCATCGGCAATCCCGAGGCAGTGGCCAAACGCGCTGCGGGAGTGATCGGCATCCTGCGCATGCTGACCATGACCCTGGCACTCAAGGCCCTGCATTCGGATCACTCCTGCGACGCGGAAGAGGCCCTGAATTTCAAAAGTAACTGCCCGGAAACAGAGGAAAAACCGGACGATGCCATGCCGACACAAAATATGGCCTCCGGCAATTCCGTGATGGCAGGCGTGATCCTGGCCCTGAGCATGGCGGGAATCATCGCGATATTCCTGTTCTTTTTTTCCTGGCTCATGCCGGAAGCGCGCCTGGGAGACATGTTCTCGGCCATTACCGGCACTTCTCGGCAGGAAATAATCGAGCCCGCGCCAGTCAGCCCCGCCCCCCCGCAAAACGTCCAGACGGCGTCCGGCTCCGTGCACTGGCAGAGCGTGGCCAAAACCGTTTTCCGCAAGCGCACAACGGACGGCCCCTATTCGCTCCAGCTCGGAGCGTATCCGACCATGGAATCCCTGCTGTTGCATCTTCCGCGTTTCATGGACCAGCAGCAGCCCCTGTTCTGGAATCACGATCAGGGCGATGGGCGCTTCTCGCTTTTCGTGGGGCGTTTCGAAAGTTTCGAACAGGCCGGAGAATTCGCGGAGCAAAACAATCTGGCCGATACGCCGGTGGTCTTCAGACCCTTTGTAGCCACGGTGGGCCCGCTCACGGATCAGCAGCAGATCAACCGTGCGAGCATGAGCCTCGGACTGCCCGAACAGCTGGACATTTTCGAGCGCGAACTGGTCAACGGGGTCGAGATCCAGTTCGCCCTGGAACGATCCCGCGACGACGCCCTGGCGCATTGCACCCGCGCCGAACAAAAAGGGCTCTCCTGCGCCGTCACGCAATATGAATGAAAAAGGGACGACCGTGGCCCCTAAGCCGTGATCGTCCCGAAGGTCTGATCTCAATCCGCTGGCGAGAGTGCGCTATTCGCGCAGGTCAAGAACCCGTTGCGCCTTGCCTTCCGACTTGGGCAGGGAGTTCTGCTCCACCAGATCGATGCGCGCGGTGATGAGGATCTCGTCGCGCAGCCTGGAGCTGATGCGACTCTGCAGGCTCTTGAGCTCGCGCATGTCTTCCACGAAATACTCTTCCTTGACCTCCACCTTGACGCGCATCTGATCCAGATAGCCGTCCCGCTCCAGCACGATCAGGTAGTTCTGTCCGACTTCCGGAATGCTCATCAGCACCTGCTCGACCTGCATGGGGTAGATGTTGACCCCTTTCAGGATGATCATGTCGTCGGCGCGGCCCATGATGCGATCCAGGCGGCGATGCGCGCGCCCGCAGGCGCAGTCCCCGGGAATGAAGCGGGTCAGGTCCTTGGTGCGGTAGCGGATGAGCGGCATGCCTTCGCGGCAGAGCGTGGTGATGACCAGCTCGCCGATTTCGCCGTCCGGCAACTGCTCACCCGTCTCAGGATCGACGATCTCGGGCAGATAGGCGTCCTCCCAGATATGCATGCCGCTTTGCTCCAGGCACTCGAAGGCCACGCCCGGCCCGTTCATCTCGGACAGTCCGTAGGAGTTGTAGGCCTTGAGGCCCCAGACGTCCTCGATGCGCTTGCGGATGGCCTCGGTATGCGGTTCGGCGCCGATGAGCGCCACGCGCACGTTCAGACTGTCCGGGCCGTAGCCGAGTTCGTCCTTCACCGTGCCCAGATGCAAGGCGTAGGACGGAATGATGTGGATGGCCGAAACTTGGAAATCCTCCAGCAGCTTCAATTGGCGCTTGGAATTGCCCGCCCCGGCCGGAATGGTCAGACAGCCCAGACGCTCGGCGCCGTAATGGATGCCAAGCCCTCCGGTGAAGAGTCCGTAACCGGACATGTTCTGAAAAGTATCCTCAGCCCTGATCCCGACCATGTGCATGCAGCGGGCCATGAGATCGGCCCAGGAATCGATGTCGTTTCTGGTGTAATAGATGACGGTGGCCGATCCCGTGGTTCCGGAAGATGCGTGCAGGCGGACCATGTCGGTCACGGGCCGGGTCAGCATGCGCGCGGGATAGGCGCTGCGCAGGTCGTCCTTGGTGGTGAAGGGGAGCCTAGTGATGTCCGCGGCGGAAGTGATCGCCTCCGGGCGTATTCCGTTTTCAGCGAAACGGCGGCCATAAAAGTCGGACCGGGCCGCACGTTCGAGAGTGGTTGCAAGTCGCGTTTTCTGAACCTTGTCCAATTCGCTGCGCGAAAAAAATTCTTCCGGGCAATAGGCTTTCATGGATGTGTCCGCTCTTGAGTTGAAGGTACGCGGGATTGGTCAGTACGCGCCGCCGTCCTCGGACGGCAGACCTACTTCCGTAAGATTCTCGAATACGGTGTACTGGCCGAAATAACCCAGACGGATGGCTCCGACAGGACCGTTACGCTGCTTGCCGATGATGATCTCGGCGATATTCTTGTTCGGATTGTCCTCGGCCTTGTTGTAGGCCGCATCACGATAGATGAAGACGATGACGTCGGCGTCCTGCTCGATGGCGCCCGATTCGCGCAAGTCCGAGATCATGGGCCGCTTGTCGGAGCGCTCCTCGACCTTGCGGTTGAGCTGCGACAGGGCGATGACCGGCACTTCAAGCTCCTTGGCCAGAGCTTTCAAATTGCGCGAGATATCCGAAATTTCCTGCTCGCGGGAATCGCTCTTGTGGGAGGAGCGCATGAGCTGCAAATAGTCGACGATGATGAGCCCCACGCCTTTCTCGGCCTTGAGGCGCCTGCTACGGGCCCGTATTTCCATGGTTGAGAGAGCCGGAGTGTCGTCGATGTAGATGGGTGCCCTGGAAAGGTCTTCGGCGGACTGATAGAGCCTGCTCCAGTCCTCGTCGTTCAGATACCCGCTGCGTAGGCGGCTTAGGTCCACCCGGCCGTGACAGCCCAAGAGGCGCATCATGAGCTGATCCATGGACATTTCGAGGGAAAAGACAGCCACGGGCACATCGTGCTGGATGGCCGCGCGCATGCCCATGTTCAGCGCCAGAGCGGTCTTGCCCATGGACGGACGGGCCGCGAGGATGATCAGGTCGGACTTTTGCAGTCCGGCGGTCATCTGATCGAAATCCGTGTAGCCCGTGGGCACGCCCGTGACCAGTTCGCCCTGCCCTGCCCGCGCCTCCAACTGCTCGAAGACCCGCTGGACCAGATCCTTGCTGCTCATGAAGACGGGTTTGCCCTTGGATTCGGCGATAGAGAAAATCTGCTGCTCGGCCTGGTCCAGCAGAGATTCCGTCTGCTCGCCGGCTTCAAAACAACTGGTCAGAATCTCGGAGGAGGTCTGAATGAGCCTGCGGCGCACGGACTTGTCGCGCACGATCTGGGCGTGAAAGACGGCATTGGACGCC
This DNA window, taken from Desulfomicrobium sp. ZS1, encodes the following:
- a CDS encoding ATP-binding protein; this translates as MKRKIIEIDEEKCTGCGQCVTGCAEGALAIIDGKAKIVRDMFCDGLGACIGHCPEDALHIIEREADDFDEEAAMEHVRKIGGVEALVHGAGHGGCPSAQVSTRAAGHGGCPSAGMMRMTPCEQANVPAGQVGSALSHWPVQIRLVPPHAPFLQDADLLIAGDCCPVATPDFHGRFLAGRTVMIGCPKFDNAGEYVERLTQVFAQNRIKSVTILEMEVPCCSGLSRIVGQALANGGKDIPAVRAIVARDGKVSEEKFTPPATAPQGLTRL
- a CDS encoding phenylacetate--CoA ligase family protein, which gives rise to MKAYCPEEFFSRSELDKVQKTRLATTLERAARSDFYGRRFAENGIRPEAITSAADITRLPFTTKDDLRSAYPARMLTRPVTDMVRLHASSGTTGSATVIYYTRNDIDSWADLMARCMHMVGIRAEDTFQNMSGYGLFTGGLGIHYGAERLGCLTIPAGAGNSKRQLKLLEDFQVSAIHIIPSYALHLGTVKDELGYGPDSLNVRVALIGAEPHTEAIRKRIEDVWGLKAYNSYGLSEMNGPGVAFECLEQSGMHIWEDAYLPEIVDPETGEQLPDGEIGELVITTLCREGMPLIRYRTKDLTRFIPGDCACGRAHRRLDRIMGRADDMIILKGVNIYPMQVEQVLMSIPEVGQNYLIVLERDGYLDQMRVKVEVKEEYFVEDMRELKSLQSRISSRLRDEILITARIDLVEQNSLPKSEGKAQRVLDLRE
- the dnaB gene encoding replicative DNA helicase — protein: MQPKKQPQSKFGQRLGTRIQPEEALQKASSDLLRRVPPHNTEAEQAVLGGVFLRNDIFHTLVDTINDEDFYSPVHRIIYQAFQELYRRREPVDLVTVAEYLQTKGQLDEVGGTVYLASLAESVASASNAVFHAQIVRDKSVRRRLIQTSSEILTSCFEAGEQTESLLDQAEQQIFSIAESKGKPVFMSSKDLVQRVFEQLEARAGQGELVTGVPTGYTDFDQMTAGLQKSDLIILAARPSMGKTALALNMGMRAAIQHDVPVAVFSLEMSMDQLMMRLLGCHGRVDLSRLRSGYLNDEDWSRLYQSAEDLSRAPIYIDDTPALSTMEIRARSRRLKAEKGVGLIIVDYLQLMRSSHKSDSREQEISDISRNLKALAKELEVPVIALSQLNRKVEERSDKRPMISDLRESGAIEQDADVIVFIYRDAAYNKAEDNPNKNIAEIIIGKQRNGPVGAIRLGYFGQYTVFENLTEVGLPSEDGGAY
- a CDS encoding DMT family transporter, with the translated sequence MPIFSALPFISLFVGMLLWGSSFVAFKYAVMFFDPIVVVFMRMALSAFLFLLVLPRWRPQNLRREDLGFMIFMALCEPCFYFVFEGQALTLTSASQAGMVAATLPVLVAVCAGFFLGERLTVRSWSGLILALAGVVWVSVSGVATEAAPRPLFGNFLELLAMFCAAGYTVSMKKLCSRYSPWFLTAVQSMVGTVFFLPLLFLPTTVMPQAFPPGPSLAVLYLCVCISIGAYGFYNYGISKLPAWQASAFVNLIPVFSMLLGWLCLGERLTAWQLVGVAVVFAGVLLCQQWPERERKNTLHRVMAEEGVLAQPLAVPEEAFVPVRDRDWKR
- a CDS encoding ATP-binding protein, translating into MSETAQHFSTPQLEDIFQSVLSDIQNHRLLSCVIGFPKSGKTFFLNRLASAQNAHTLSITASSGQTLSQTINEKLSPEKENKAALTQLLREKKHVILFVDNSHLLTDADFAFLGGLFSLTRHLSTVLQVVLVGNGEIVHRLARPENRPIYNMLGAIWTLPKLNREQSLAYIRFLLDGAGLDTDLIGNPEAVAKRAAGVIGILRMLTMTLALKALHSDHSCDAEEALNFKSNCPETEEKPDDAMPTQNMASGNSVMAGVILALSMAGIIAIFLFFFSWLMPEARLGDMFSAITGTSRQEIIEPAPVSPAPPQNVQTASGSVHWQSVAKTVFRKRTTDGPYSLQLGAYPTMESLLLHLPRFMDQQQPLFWNHDQGDGRFSLFVGRFESFEQAGEFAEQNNLADTPVVFRPFVATVGPLTDQQQINRASMSLGLPEQLDIFERELVNGVEIQFALERSRDDALAHCTRAEQKGLSCAVTQYE